Proteins co-encoded in one Myotis daubentonii chromosome 8, mMyoDau2.1, whole genome shotgun sequence genomic window:
- the RGS19 gene encoding regulator of G-protein signaling 19 isoform X2 → MPTAHEAEKQHTGPEEADQPPSMSSHAGPPAPPSRNPCCLCWCCCCSCSWSEGRRPAWRASGESKLQPLPSCEACTPSPEEVQSWAQSFDKLMHSPAGRSAFRAFLRTEYSEENMLFWLACEELKAEANQHVVDEKARLIYEDYVSILSPKEVSLDSRVREGINKKMQEPSAHTFDDAQLQIYTLMHRDSYPRFLSSPAYRALLLQGDSQSSHEA, encoded by the exons ATGCCCACCGCGCATGAGGCCGAGAAGCAG CACACAGGGCCAGAGGAGGCAGACCAGCCTCCCTCCATGTCCAGTCATGCGGGGCCCCCGGCTCCCCCCAGCCGCAACCCCTGCTGCTTGTGCTGGTGTTGCTGTTGCAGCTGCTCCTG GAGTGAAGGGCGGCGACCAGCATGGCGGGCTTCCGGGGAGAGCaagctgcagcccctccccagctgcgaAGCCTG CACGCCAAGCCCTGAGGAGGTGCAGAGCTGGGCACAGTCCTTCGACAAGCTGATGCACAGCCCTGCGGGCCGCAGCGCGTTCCGGGCGTTCCTGCGCACGGAGTACAGCGAGGAGAACATGCTCTTCTGGCTGGCCTGCGAGGAGCTCAAGGCCGAGGCCAACCAGCACGTGGTGGACGAGAAGGCGCGGCTCATCTATGAGGATTACGTGTCCATCCTGTCCCCCAAGGAGGTGAGCCTGGACTCCCGCGTCCGGGAGGGCATCAACAAGAAGATGCAGGAGCCGTCCGCGCACACATTCGACGATGCCCAGCTGCAGATCTACACGCTCATGCACCGGGACTCCTACCCCCGCTTCCTCAGCTCCCCCGCCTACCGTGCCCTGCTGCTCCAGGGGGACTCCCAGTCCTCCCACGAGGCCTAG
- the RGS19 gene encoding regulator of G-protein signaling 19 isoform X1 translates to MPTAHEAEKQHTGPEEADQPPSMSSHAGPPAPPSRNPCCLCWCCCCSCSWSEGRRPAWRASGESKLQPLPSCEACSTPSPEEVQSWAQSFDKLMHSPAGRSAFRAFLRTEYSEENMLFWLACEELKAEANQHVVDEKARLIYEDYVSILSPKEVSLDSRVREGINKKMQEPSAHTFDDAQLQIYTLMHRDSYPRFLSSPAYRALLLQGDSQSSHEA, encoded by the exons ATGCCCACCGCGCATGAGGCCGAGAAGCAG CACACAGGGCCAGAGGAGGCAGACCAGCCTCCCTCCATGTCCAGTCATGCGGGGCCCCCGGCTCCCCCCAGCCGCAACCCCTGCTGCTTGTGCTGGTGTTGCTGTTGCAGCTGCTCCTG GAGTGAAGGGCGGCGACCAGCATGGCGGGCTTCCGGGGAGAGCaagctgcagcccctccccagctgcgaAGCCTG CAGCACGCCAAGCCCTGAGGAGGTGCAGAGCTGGGCACAGTCCTTCGACAAGCTGATGCACAGCCCTGCGGGCCGCAGCGCGTTCCGGGCGTTCCTGCGCACGGAGTACAGCGAGGAGAACATGCTCTTCTGGCTGGCCTGCGAGGAGCTCAAGGCCGAGGCCAACCAGCACGTGGTGGACGAGAAGGCGCGGCTCATCTATGAGGATTACGTGTCCATCCTGTCCCCCAAGGAGGTGAGCCTGGACTCCCGCGTCCGGGAGGGCATCAACAAGAAGATGCAGGAGCCGTCCGCGCACACATTCGACGATGCCCAGCTGCAGATCTACACGCTCATGCACCGGGACTCCTACCCCCGCTTCCTCAGCTCCCCCGCCTACCGTGCCCTGCTGCTCCAGGGGGACTCCCAGTCCTCCCACGAGGCCTAG
- the TCEA2 gene encoding transcription elongation factor A protein 2 isoform X3, whose protein sequence is MMGKEEEIARIARRLDKMVTKKSVDGAVDLLRELKAMPVTLHLLQSTRVGMSVNALRKQSSDEEVIALAKSLIKSWKKLLDASDAKARDRRRGGPPPTSSSKEGSEVKDSSGKRRELPRAPPAPRMTTFPPAPVTCDAVRNKCREMLTAALQTDREHTAISADCERLSAQIEECIFRDVGNTDMKYKNRVRSRIANLKDAKNPDLRRNVLCGTITPQQIAVMTSEEMASDELKEIRKAMTKEAIREHQMARTGGTQTDLFTCSKCRKKNCTYTQVQTRSSDEPMTTFVVCNECGNRWKFC, encoded by the exons ATGATGGGCAAGGAGGAGGAGATTGCGCGCATCGCCCGGAGACTGGACAAGATGGTGACCAAGAAGAGCGTG GACGGGGCCGTGGACCTGCTGCGGGAGCTGAAGGCCATGCCGGTCACGCTGCACCTGCTCCAG TCCACCCGGGTCGGCATGTCTGTCAACGCCCTGAGGAAGCAGAGCTCGGATGAGGAGGTCATTGCACTGGCCAAGTCGCTCATCAAGTCCTGGAAGAAGCTCCTGG ATGCTTCAGATGCCAAAGCCAGGGATCGGAGGAGGGGCGGGCCTCCACCCACATCATCCTCAAAGGAGGGCTCCGAGGTCAAGGATTCCAG TGGCAAGAGGCGGGAGCTGCCCAGGGCGCCGCCAGCCCCGAGGATGACCACGTTCCCCCCGGCGCCGGTCACCTGCGACGCCGTGCGGAACAAGTGCCGGGAGATGCTGACGGCCGCCCTGCAGACGGACC gTGAGCACACGGCCATCAGTGCAGATTGCGAGCGCCTGTCGGCCCAGATCGAGGAAT GCATCTTCCGGGATGTGGGGAACACGGACATGAAGTATAAGAACCGCGTGCGGAGCCGCATCGCCAACCTCAAGGACGCCAAGAACCCTGACCTGCGGCGGAACGTGCTGTGTGGCACCATCACGCCCCAGCAGATCGCGGTGATGACGTCGGAG gagatGGCCAGTGATGAGCTGAAGGAGATCCGCAAGGCCATGACCAAGGAGGCTATCCGAGAGCATCAGATGGCCCGCACAGGGGGCACCCAGACAGACCTGTTCACCTGCAGCAAGTGCAGGAAGAAGAACTGCACCTACACACAG GTGCAGACCCGCAGCTCTGACGAGCCGATGACCACGTTTGTTGTCTGCAACGAGTGTGGGAACCGCTGGAAG TTCTGCTGA
- the TCEA2 gene encoding transcription elongation factor A protein 2 isoform X2: MPVTLHLLQSTRVGMSVNALRKQSSDEEVIALAKSLIKSWKKLLDASDAKARDRRRGGPPPTSSSKEGSEVKDSSGKRRELPRAPPAPRMTTFPPAPVTCDAVRNKCREMLTAALQTDRECPPDSLVPNPLLPPGAGRAEGVRSQRGGWRELLPAGEHTAISADCERLSAQIEECIFRDVGNTDMKYKNRVRSRIANLKDAKNPDLRRNVLCGTITPQQIAVMTSEEMASDELKEIRKAMTKEAIREHQMARTGGTQTDLFTCSKCRKKNCTYTQVQTRSSDEPMTTFVVCNECGNRWKFC; the protein is encoded by the exons ATGCCGGTCACGCTGCACCTGCTCCAG TCCACCCGGGTCGGCATGTCTGTCAACGCCCTGAGGAAGCAGAGCTCGGATGAGGAGGTCATTGCACTGGCCAAGTCGCTCATCAAGTCCTGGAAGAAGCTCCTGG ATGCTTCAGATGCCAAAGCCAGGGATCGGAGGAGGGGCGGGCCTCCACCCACATCATCCTCAAAGGAGGGCTCCGAGGTCAAGGATTCCAG TGGCAAGAGGCGGGAGCTGCCCAGGGCGCCGCCAGCCCCGAGGATGACCACGTTCCCCCCGGCGCCGGTCACCTGCGACGCCGTGCGGAACAAGTGCCGGGAGATGCTGACGGCCGCCCTGCAGACGGACCGTGAGTGCCCACCGGACAGCTTGGTCCCCAACCCACTGCTGCCACCTGGTGCTGGGCGGGCCGAGGGGGTGAGGAGCCAGCGGGGCGGCTGGAgagagctgcttcctgcaggTGAGCACACGGCCATCAGTGCAGATTGCGAGCGCCTGTCGGCCCAGATCGAGGAAT GCATCTTCCGGGATGTGGGGAACACGGACATGAAGTATAAGAACCGCGTGCGGAGCCGCATCGCCAACCTCAAGGACGCCAAGAACCCTGACCTGCGGCGGAACGTGCTGTGTGGCACCATCACGCCCCAGCAGATCGCGGTGATGACGTCGGAG gagatGGCCAGTGATGAGCTGAAGGAGATCCGCAAGGCCATGACCAAGGAGGCTATCCGAGAGCATCAGATGGCCCGCACAGGGGGCACCCAGACAGACCTGTTCACCTGCAGCAAGTGCAGGAAGAAGAACTGCACCTACACACAG GTGCAGACCCGCAGCTCTGACGAGCCGATGACCACGTTTGTTGTCTGCAACGAGTGTGGGAACCGCTGGAAG TTCTGCTGA
- the TCEA2 gene encoding transcription elongation factor A protein 2 isoform X1: MMGKEEEIARIARRLDKMVTKKSVDGAVDLLRELKAMPVTLHLLQSTRVGMSVNALRKQSSDEEVIALAKSLIKSWKKLLDASDAKARDRRRGGPPPTSSSKEGSEVKDSSGKRRELPRAPPAPRMTTFPPAPVTCDAVRNKCREMLTAALQTDRECPPDSLVPNPLLPPGAGRAEGVRSQRGGWRELLPAGEHTAISADCERLSAQIEECIFRDVGNTDMKYKNRVRSRIANLKDAKNPDLRRNVLCGTITPQQIAVMTSEEMASDELKEIRKAMTKEAIREHQMARTGGTQTDLFTCSKCRKKNCTYTQVQTRSSDEPMTTFVVCNECGNRWKFC, encoded by the exons ATGATGGGCAAGGAGGAGGAGATTGCGCGCATCGCCCGGAGACTGGACAAGATGGTGACCAAGAAGAGCGTG GACGGGGCCGTGGACCTGCTGCGGGAGCTGAAGGCCATGCCGGTCACGCTGCACCTGCTCCAG TCCACCCGGGTCGGCATGTCTGTCAACGCCCTGAGGAAGCAGAGCTCGGATGAGGAGGTCATTGCACTGGCCAAGTCGCTCATCAAGTCCTGGAAGAAGCTCCTGG ATGCTTCAGATGCCAAAGCCAGGGATCGGAGGAGGGGCGGGCCTCCACCCACATCATCCTCAAAGGAGGGCTCCGAGGTCAAGGATTCCAG TGGCAAGAGGCGGGAGCTGCCCAGGGCGCCGCCAGCCCCGAGGATGACCACGTTCCCCCCGGCGCCGGTCACCTGCGACGCCGTGCGGAACAAGTGCCGGGAGATGCTGACGGCCGCCCTGCAGACGGACCGTGAGTGCCCACCGGACAGCTTGGTCCCCAACCCACTGCTGCCACCTGGTGCTGGGCGGGCCGAGGGGGTGAGGAGCCAGCGGGGCGGCTGGAgagagctgcttcctgcaggTGAGCACACGGCCATCAGTGCAGATTGCGAGCGCCTGTCGGCCCAGATCGAGGAAT GCATCTTCCGGGATGTGGGGAACACGGACATGAAGTATAAGAACCGCGTGCGGAGCCGCATCGCCAACCTCAAGGACGCCAAGAACCCTGACCTGCGGCGGAACGTGCTGTGTGGCACCATCACGCCCCAGCAGATCGCGGTGATGACGTCGGAG gagatGGCCAGTGATGAGCTGAAGGAGATCCGCAAGGCCATGACCAAGGAGGCTATCCGAGAGCATCAGATGGCCCGCACAGGGGGCACCCAGACAGACCTGTTCACCTGCAGCAAGTGCAGGAAGAAGAACTGCACCTACACACAG GTGCAGACCCGCAGCTCTGACGAGCCGATGACCACGTTTGTTGTCTGCAACGAGTGTGGGAACCGCTGGAAG TTCTGCTGA